The Cytobacillus firmus genome segment AAGCTTTATATGAACAGCAATTGAATGAACAGGAAAATCGATGGAGTGCTATTCCGCGCATAATGGAGGAGCTGAAACTCAAGGCGAAAGAAGCAGGGTTATGGAATTTATTTTTGCCGGATAGCGACTATGGTGCAGGCCTTACGAACGTAGAGTATGCGCCGCTTTGCGAAATTATGGGGCGCTCGATGATTGCTCCGGAGATCTTCAATTGCAATGCACCTGATACCGGCAACATGGAGGTGCTTGCAAGATACGGCACCGATCGGCAAAAGAATGAATGGTTAAAGCCGCTTTTAGAAGGGGACATCAGATCCTGCTTTTCGATGACAGAGCCGGATGTGGCCTCCGCTGATGCCACAAATATTGAAGCAAGGATTGAAAAACAAGGTTCGGAGTATGTCATCAATGGACGGAAGTGGTGGTCCTCAGGTGCGGGAGATCCGAGGTGCCGGATAGCGATTGTTATGGGAAAAACCGATCCGGACGCAAGCCGTCATGAACAGCAATCGATGATTCTCGTTCCTATGGATACCCCTGGAGTAAAAATAGAGAGGATGCTTCCGGTGTTTGGCTATGATCACGCTCCCCATGGCCATGCTGAAATTACATACGACAATGTCAGAGTCCCTGCTGAAAATATCATTTGGGGTGAAGGGAAAGGGTTCGCCATTGCACAGGGCAGGCTTGGTCCGGGGCGCATCCATCATTGCATGAGGCTGATTGGGGCAGCAGAGCGCGCTCTTGAGGAATTATGTAAGCGTGTACAAAACCGAACTGCTTTTGGCCAAACGCTCGCAAGCCAGGGTGTCATCCGTGAATGGATAGCCGATTCCCGGATTGAAATTGAGCAGGCAAGACTATTAACGCTTAAAGCGGCACATATGATGGATACAGCCGGCAACAAAGTGGCAAAAACCGAGATTGCTATGATCAAGGTTGTGGCGCCTTCTATGGCCCTTAAGGTGATTGATCGGGCAATCCAGGCGTTTGGAGCAGCAGGAGTGAGTGAGGATGTTCCGCTTGCCGCATTGTGGGCAAATGCCAGAACGCTGAGATTGGCAGACGGTCCTGATGAAGTCCACCGGGCACAGATTGCTAAGCTTGAATTGAAAAAATACCAATAGGAGCTGAAAAATCATGAAGGTAATGGAGCTATTTGACCTAACCGGAAAGACTGCACTCATAACCGGCGGAGGGCGAGGGCTGGGTGCCCAGATTGCCGAAGGATTAGCCGAGGCAGGTGCAAATGTCGTGCTTTGTTCAAGAAAGGTGGAGGCATGTCAGGAAACCGCTGACCGCCTTGCAGCACTTGGTGTGAAAACATTAGCCCTTGTCTGTGACATCAGCAAACAGGAGGATGTTCGGAAAGTGGTTGAAGAAACGGTTCAGGAATTTGGAACTATCGATATTCTTGTCAACAACAGCGGTGCTACCTGGGGAGCTCCCGCTGAGGAGATGCCGTTTGAAGCATGGCAAAAAGTCATCAATGTAAATGTGACAGGGACGTTTTTAATGAGTCAGGCTGCAGGCAAGGTCATGATCGGACAGGGATCCGGAAAAATCATTAATATTGCCTCTGTTGCCGGACTTGGAGGCACGGACCCCAGGGTGATGGATACAATCGGCTATAACACCAGCAAAGGGGCTGTCATCACGATGACAAAGGATCTGGCTGTAAAATGGGGCAGGTATGGGATCAATGTGAATGCCATTGCACCAGGTTTTTTCCCTACAAAAATGTCATCGGCGATTATGGAGCAGGGACGTAACCCCATTCTGGATGCAACACCGCTCAGACGCTTCGGCTCTGATGATGATTTGAAAGGCGCCGCATTGTTTCTTGCTTCTAATGCTTCAAATTATGTGACCGGAGACGTCTTAATCGTCGATGGCGGCACACATGCAATGTAAAACGGCAAATTATGATGGAGGGATTTCAAATGAGCGATAAAAAAACCTGGCATGCACACTATCCAGAATCCATTGCAGCTGAAGTAACCATTCCAAGTAAGTCGATGCCTGAGATGCTTCAGGAAGTGACAGCGATGTATCCGCAGAATATGGCACTATCTTTTTATGGACAAAAGATGAATTACGCGGAACTTCAAAAAGCCGTCTATGGATTTGCCGCATCCCTGCAGAAAAATGGTATACAAAAAGGCGACCGTGTTGCCATTATGCTGCCCAATTGCCCGCAATATGTGATTGCTTATTATGGAATACTTGCAGCAGGCGCGATTGTGACTCAAGTAAACCCGATGCTGGTTGAGCGTGAGATCGAGCATATCATGAATGACTCTGGTGCTGAAACTCTTGTCGTTTTTGATGCCCTGTATCCCCGGGTTAAGGGTGTTCAAGGCAGAACGAAGGTTAGAAATATAGTCATTGTCAGTCTGCAGCCAACAGAAGCCGATTTTTCACCTGACAAAACATTCGAAGGCTTTTTACAGGAAGGCAGAGGACAATATACCCCTGTCAACATTGAGCCCCAGCAGGATATTGCCGTCCTCCAGTATACAGGCGGTACAACCGGACGGTCAAAAGGAGCCATGCTGACACATTCCAATGTTCTCGCAAATGTGGTGCAGTCCTATGAGTTTTTTAAAGAAAGAACGGAAATAGGCGGAGAAAAATTCCTAACCGTCATTCCGCTGTTCCATGTTTTTGGCATGACTGCCTGTATGAACTTTGCCATTTATACGGCCAATGAATCGATTTTATTGCCGCGCTTTGATGTGGAGGAAGTGTTAAATAC includes the following:
- a CDS encoding acyl-CoA dehydrogenase family protein, with protein sequence MDFSYSPKVQHLIRKLNVFMEENVYRNEALYEQQLNEQENRWSAIPRIMEELKLKAKEAGLWNLFLPDSDYGAGLTNVEYAPLCEIMGRSMIAPEIFNCNAPDTGNMEVLARYGTDRQKNEWLKPLLEGDIRSCFSMTEPDVASADATNIEARIEKQGSEYVINGRKWWSSGAGDPRCRIAIVMGKTDPDASRHEQQSMILVPMDTPGVKIERMLPVFGYDHAPHGHAEITYDNVRVPAENIIWGEGKGFAIAQGRLGPGRIHHCMRLIGAAERALEELCKRVQNRTAFGQTLASQGVIREWIADSRIEIEQARLLTLKAAHMMDTAGNKVAKTEIAMIKVVAPSMALKVIDRAIQAFGAAGVSEDVPLAALWANARTLRLADGPDEVHRAQIAKLELKKYQ
- a CDS encoding SDR family oxidoreductase, with product MKVMELFDLTGKTALITGGGRGLGAQIAEGLAEAGANVVLCSRKVEACQETADRLAALGVKTLALVCDISKQEDVRKVVEETVQEFGTIDILVNNSGATWGAPAEEMPFEAWQKVINVNVTGTFLMSQAAGKVMIGQGSGKIINIASVAGLGGTDPRVMDTIGYNTSKGAVITMTKDLAVKWGRYGINVNAIAPGFFPTKMSSAIMEQGRNPILDATPLRRFGSDDDLKGAALFLASNASNYVTGDVLIVDGGTHAM
- a CDS encoding long-chain-fatty-acid--CoA ligase, which encodes MSDKKTWHAHYPESIAAEVTIPSKSMPEMLQEVTAMYPQNMALSFYGQKMNYAELQKAVYGFAASLQKNGIQKGDRVAIMLPNCPQYVIAYYGILAAGAIVTQVNPMLVEREIEHIMNDSGAETLVVFDALYPRVKGVQGRTKVRNIVIVSLQPTEADFSPDKTFEGFLQEGRGQYTPVNIEPQQDIAVLQYTGGTTGRSKGAMLTHSNVLANVVQSYEFFKERTEIGGEKFLTVIPLFHVFGMTACMNFAIYTANESILLPRFDVEEVLNTIKNEQPSVFPGVPTMYVAITNHPHAEEFGIDSIETCNSGSAPMPVELLRDFEKKTGAQILEGYGLSEASPVTHCNPPFSERKPGSVGIGFPSTDYKVVDLAAGTEEVPNGELGEVIIKGPQIMKGYWNMPEETAVTLRDGWLYTGDIARMDEDGFLYIVDRKKDLIIASGYNIYPRDIEEVLYEHPAVQEAVVIGVPDPYRGETVKAFVVLKAGKTATEEEIISYCRQNLAAYKIPSAVEFRQELPKTNVGKILRRALRDEVRS